The following proteins come from a genomic window of Cupriavidus basilensis:
- a CDS encoding DUF932 domain-containing protein: MQLASRFRNASGIRADMPLSDDQIRNVAPSIFAEAAHESRSARYTYIPTIDVLNGLRKEGFQPFMVCQTRVRNEEKREHTKHMIRLRHADQITGREANEIILLNSHDGTSSYQMLAGMFRFVCSNGMVCGETTSDIRVRHNGDVVGEVIEGAFKVLDSFEEATAQREAMQVLTLNQGEQAAFARAALALKYDDQDSGAVPVTESQILAPRRFEDRRDDMWTTFNRVQENMMKGGLRGRNRSGRTTTTRPVNGIDQSVKLNRALWVLAEEMRRLKG; this comes from the coding sequence ATGCAACTCGCAAGCCGCTTCCGCAATGCTTCCGGTATCCGTGCCGACATGCCCTTGTCGGATGACCAAATCCGCAACGTGGCCCCCTCGATCTTTGCCGAGGCCGCCCACGAAAGCCGCTCCGCGCGTTACACCTATATCCCGACCATTGACGTTTTGAACGGCCTGCGCAAAGAGGGTTTCCAGCCCTTCATGGTTTGCCAGACCCGCGTGCGCAACGAGGAAAAGCGCGAGCACACTAAGCACATGATCCGCCTGCGCCACGCCGACCAGATCACTGGCCGCGAGGCGAACGAAATCATCCTGCTGAACAGCCACGACGGCACCAGCAGCTACCAGATGCTGGCCGGCATGTTCCGCTTTGTGTGCTCTAACGGCATGGTATGCGGCGAGACAACCAGCGACATCCGCGTGCGCCATAACGGCGACGTGGTGGGCGAAGTGATCGAAGGTGCTTTCAAGGTGCTGGACAGCTTCGAGGAAGCCACCGCCCAGCGCGAGGCCATGCAGGTGCTCACGCTCAACCAGGGCGAACAGGCCGCCTTTGCCCGCGCTGCACTGGCCCTGAAGTACGACGACCAGGACAGCGGGGCGGTGCCCGTCACTGAATCCCAAATCCTGGCCCCGCGCCGCTTCGAGGATCGCCGCGACGACATGTGGACGACCTTCAACCGCGTGCAGGAAAACATGATGAAGGGCGGACTGCGCGGCCGCAACCGCAGCGGCCGCACCACCACAACGCGCCCGGTCAACGGCATTGACCAGAGCGTTAAGCTGAACCGTGCCTTGTGGGTGCTGGCCGAGGAAATGCGCCGCCTGAAGGGCTAA
- a CDS encoding phospholipase D family protein gives MKPSRFLPVILAGLALSWAGSAFAFKPSALRELADAIETAAPVAVPAAGSIEVGFSPKGGAEALVLRVIDSAKTDIKALSYSFTSPRVVAALLRAAKRGVAVSLVADYKNNITDDRSGKGRAALSALAEAGCDVRVISAYPIHHDKVLIVDRQSVELGSFNYSDAAARVNSENVLVNWNNSALAKAYLAHFDRNWRQSEPFRARY, from the coding sequence ATGAAACCTTCTCGCTTCCTTCCTGTGATCCTCGCCGGCCTCGCCTTGAGCTGGGCCGGCTCCGCTTTCGCCTTCAAGCCTAGCGCGCTGCGCGAGCTGGCCGATGCCATTGAAACGGCCGCGCCTGTTGCCGTGCCTGCGGCCGGCTCCATCGAGGTGGGCTTTTCGCCCAAGGGCGGGGCCGAGGCGCTGGTTCTTCGCGTGATCGACTCCGCGAAGACCGACATCAAGGCGCTGTCCTACAGCTTCACCAGTCCGCGCGTGGTGGCCGCGCTGCTGCGCGCGGCCAAGCGCGGCGTGGCTGTCTCCCTGGTGGCCGACTACAAGAACAACATCACCGACGACCGCAGCGGAAAGGGCCGGGCGGCCCTTTCCGCGCTGGCCGAGGCCGGTTGCGATGTCCGCGTGATTTCCGCTTACCCGATCCACCACGACAAGGTGCTCATCGTGGATCGCCAGTCCGTCGAGCTGGGGAGCTTCAACTACTCCGACGCAGCCGCGCGCGTGAATTCGGAGAACGTCCTGGTGAACTGGAATAATTCGGCGCTGGCCAAGGCATATCTGGCCCACTTTGATCGCAACTGGCGGCAATCCGAGCCTTTCCGTGCCCGGTATTAA
- a CDS encoding single-stranded DNA-binding protein gives MASINTFTIVGNVTKDVELRYTPSGTPSVTFTVAVDNVYFDRDGKKHEETDFIPVTTYGKQAENDAKFLKKGSTVAVMGRIRSWYKQAERKGGFNFEAERVQYLGRPSGNRAGGDAGQQQQGPGNAEHDDWMRDYDSTEQAGQGRR, from the coding sequence ATGGCCAGCATCAACACTTTCACCATCGTGGGCAACGTGACCAAGGACGTGGAATTGCGCTACACGCCCAGCGGCACGCCTTCCGTGACCTTCACTGTCGCCGTGGATAACGTCTATTTCGACCGCGACGGCAAGAAGCACGAAGAAACCGACTTCATCCCGGTGACGACCTACGGCAAGCAAGCCGAGAACGACGCCAAGTTTCTGAAGAAGGGTTCCACCGTGGCGGTGATGGGCCGGATTCGTAGCTGGTACAAGCAGGCCGAACGCAAGGGCGGTTTCAACTTCGAGGCCGAGCGCGTGCAGTACCTGGGCCGTCCCAGCGGCAACCGTGCAGGCGGTGACGCTGGCCAGCAGCAGCAAGGCCCCGGCAACGCCGAGCACGACGACTGGATGCGCGACTACGACAGCACCGAGCAAGCCGGTCAAGGCCGCCGCTAA